The DNA window TTCAGTATTAAGCAATGACAAGAGAAAAGTGTCCCGTGAGGATATAGAACTTGTaagccaattataattttttcaacCCATTTTCTTTTATGTGACAAATTTCATGCCGTGACTAtctgttttaattgatttaatCTATGTACTACAGGTTCAGAATTTGATAGAAAGATGTCTCCAGTTATATATGAATAGAGATGAGGTGGTGAAGACCCTACTTAATCGTGCCCGGATAGATCCTGGATTCACCTCTTTAGGTAGTTGTCTTTCTGTTGTGATAGAAACCCTTCTGTCAACCACGCACGATGATTTTGACATGTATTTCCTTCATAATGCAAGGATGTTTTCAGTATTATTAATCTGTTTTTATGTGCATTGTTCCGTCCATTCCACAAATAGTATGGCAGAAACTAGAAGAAGAAAATGCTGAATTTTTCCGGGCCTACTATATAAGGCTGAAATTGAAGAAGCAAATCATCTCATTTAACCACTTGCTTGAGCATCAGTATCATCTGATGAGGTATCAAGTGCCTCCTAAGGTCCCCTTGGTTCCTGCACAGAATGGAATTCATCCAATGCACAATGGAATCCATCCAATGCCCGGTTAGACTCACCTTTTAGTTCTTTATTCACTTGTTAATTTTTCTGTTCTCTAGTTCATGTCTCTAGAATCAAGCTTCTCAGTAATACTTCCAAGTATTGGTGGTCAGAATTTTAAAGTATCTGTAGTTgacttctctctctctctctgaaTTGAAGAAAGAAGCAGAGTAAAGAACACGGCCAGGATAATACTTGTCCAGATGTTTACATAATCTTATTTAatggtgttttttttttatatatattagcaTCAATATTCAATGGTACTTCTTTGCAGTGCAGTCAACAACTTACCTATGGGATACCCAGTCATGCAGCAGCCTCCAGTTCGTGCTACAGGGCAACCTCATATTGATCCCATGGGCTTTCCCACACCCAACTGTCACATTGTCAACGGAATTCCAGCTCCAGGAAATTATCTTCCGATGCGGATGAATTCTGGAAATGAGTGAGGATTCTCTTTTACTTAGTTATTCTGGACTCATTTTTCTGTTTAATTTTTTATCAGCAAGAGAAATTTTACAGCCATGAGTGAGTCCACCTATTTCCTCGACTCACTTTtactgatatacttgttttttcATGTTTGGtcgtatatatatttatttaattgctgGTTCTTTTTTGGTTTTGATTGGTAGACATATGTTTTTATCTGCGTAAGTGTCCAAATGATAGCTGCCATGAATGGGGGAGACTTCTTTGTGATGAAAGTAACTTTTAAACTTGAAGGGAGAGAGAAAAGTTAGCATCAGACAAAATTTTGATACTAATGTTATTTTGGATTATACCTTTCACTAATTATCTAACCTAATCTTTGTGCTTATGAATGAATTTTCATTGCAGAATGGCGATCGACAATACTGCAGCTAATGTATCGTCTGTTATGCCACCAAACAATGGGATCTCATCTATGTCAGATTTGCCTGCTAGCCCCACTTCAGTGGCATCAAGTAGCCATTTTCCCTTTACTGCATCGGAAATATCAGGCATGGCCGTGGATACTTCAACCCTTGATACGGCTTTCACGACAGACATGGCTGGTTCGGTGGGACTGCAGCTTTCCCAAGATAGTGGAGCTGGGAATTCCAGAGATTCACTCAGATCCTTGGCTCAGATTCCATGGAATTTTAGCCTTTCGGACCTAACTGCAGATTTGTCAAACTTGGGAGGTAATTCTAATCTAATCAAACCTTTTTACGTGTGAATTTATTCGTATTGTTTGTAACAAGATTTGATGCTCATATGTCACATTAACTAAAAAGCATGCAAGCTAGGGTTTATATACCTGCTATACATGTCAGCTgcatattttcttgaaaattcctACCATTTATTAAATTGCAGACTTGGGAGCTCTCGGAAATTATCCTGGATCGCCATTTTTGCCTTCTGATTCAGATATCCTACTTGATTCTCCGGAACAAGAGGATATAGGTAATGCTTCATGTTTTTGCTTCACTTATGTCTTGTGCTGACTAATAAATGCAATGCTTGTGTTTTTGAATTTCTTTTCTCTCGTGTTCTGGGATTCTTTCAGTCGAGGAGTTCTTCGTTGATTCGGATTCCATCCCCGAGCAATGCCAACGATCCGATGAAGATAAACCGTAGCCTCATGTGAGAAGAAAACATACATCTATCTCCATGAAGCTTtgttctaaatttagtcttagATTGAGGCCATGTACAATGATAATAACTAAATAAGAAAATGTGTATTATCTATATCAGCCATTTAGCTAATACAGGCGCATCCCTCGCTTTAGTACGTACTATCCCGTACTCTTTGATTTATGTGAACATCTTTAAAATAAAAGATCTTACCATGTTGTATTAATAATTCCATTCCGTATCCCTGTCATATTGTTTATTTAAAGCGATAATATTTAGATGCTAATGATTCGTGCTTAATTAACATTTTCGAGATAATTCGATGTTTTTTTGTACATAATTAACATCTTTATCTTGTTCCCATCGGAAATAAATCGAAGATTTACAACTTGGGCGCTCGAACTCAAGAAATTGTTGATGCAGTAGCTTGTGACAACATTTATTATTACTAGCATATGGTACGTGCGTATTTTTAAAACCAAAAGAGGGcaattttcattttctattttacatacaaaagtataatttttacaATATTCCCAATACAAATAATATGTTACAACTACTGACTATTAAATatgaattaaaaattatttagacCGCTGTTTGGGTATGTGATTTAATTTCGTACGTATAAAACGATACACCCATGTTGCAACCAATCGTAATATATGTTATATGTGTATACaaatatcatgaaatgattaactaataaaattttACTCTGCTTTTTAGTTAACTTAATTTTATGCCAAATTAAAGTGCTGATTAACTtagtaatattttctttcatgctATCCTAACAATATGCTCTTTATTATCATTAAATTCAAAAAATCTATAGTCCGACGCCATTTATTCATTTTGATTGATGGATGTAGTTTATCATGATTTATCTAATGAATAGATTGGtttgtttcaaaaaaaaaagtcttTTCAGAGTTTGTAGTATTGCTGGTGCAATCAAATTAATTTGCTAAATTTGGtatcttttcattttttttttcaaaattttcactttATTCTTATTCTTATGATTGCTAATATTGTTAAGCATTAAAATTATGATAATATAATAATGATGAATAATTGGTCATGAACAAATATGAGATATATCAAAGCCACCAATGCATCTAGTGAGGGAATAATTTGATTGTGAATATTTGGTGTAGTAATAATGGGCAGACTGAGTTTCAATTTGAATCATCTGATTTTTAGATAATGTTTGCAAGAATTTATTTTTAAGTGTTTTTGAAATGTTTAGAAATTTTAATGGGCTGGGTCTTGATTTACAAACCCCTGTCAAGTATTCAAGTGTGCTACTTGGGCTTGGGCCCGGTTTAATGGGCTTTTGATGTGATCGGAATGGACTTATCCTCAATGGATATCATCATCACGTGGCTGATTTTTTTTAGCATCGGATAATAATAACGAACTTGGCTGGCCACTGCAATGGCGACGGCGGCTTATTGTCAAACAGTGGGAGCATCCGCCTTCCGGTCGAGGAATCGCTCACAGCCGCCGGTGACCTCAATGTTACATTGCCATTCTAATTGTAGAGTTATCAGCATCTGCGGCTGTTTGCGCTTCACCACTTCAGCTGTCACTTTGGGATA is part of the Primulina eburnea isolate SZY01 chromosome 1, ASM2296580v1, whole genome shotgun sequence genome and encodes:
- the LOC140839335 gene encoding uncharacterized protein isoform X1, whose protein sequence is MKSTQDSPNTQDIKPTNLVLNDSQSEHPNNATETPVTDSASVSVLSNDKRKVSREDIELVQNLIERCLQLYMNRDEVVKTLLNRARIDPGFTSLVWQKLEEENAEFFRAYYIRLKLKKQIISFNHLLEHQYHLMRYQVPPKVPLVPAQNGIHPMHNGIHPMPVNNLPMGYPVMQQPPVRATGQPHIDPMGFPTPNCHIVNGIPAPGNYLPMRMNSGNEMAIDNTAANVSSVMPPNNGISSMSDLPASPTSVASSSHFPFTASEISGMAVDTSTLDTAFTTDMAGSVGLQLSQDSGAGNSRDSLRSLAQIPWNFSLSDLTADLSNLGDLGALGNYPGSPFLPSDSDILLDSPEQEDIVEEFFVDSDSIPEQCQRSDEDKP
- the LOC140839335 gene encoding uncharacterized protein isoform X2, with translation MNRDEVVKTLLNRARIDPGFTSLVWQKLEEENAEFFRAYYIRLKLKKQIISFNHLLEHQYHLMRYQVPPKVPLVPAQNGIHPMHNGIHPMPVNNLPMGYPVMQQPPVRATGQPHIDPMGFPTPNCHIVNGIPAPGNYLPMRMNSGNEMAIDNTAANVSSVMPPNNGISSMSDLPASPTSVASSSHFPFTASEISGMAVDTSTLDTAFTTDMAGSVGLQLSQDSGAGNSRDSLRSLAQIPWNFSLSDLTADLSNLGDLGALGNYPGSPFLPSDSDILLDSPEQEDIVEEFFVDSDSIPEQCQRSDEDKP